A single region of the Trachemys scripta elegans isolate TJP31775 chromosome 19, CAS_Tse_1.0, whole genome shotgun sequence genome encodes:
- the LOC117867930 gene encoding C-type natriuretic peptide 1-like — MNPKLIFCCGFLLLLLLSQDQARAKPLSSLQSLSRLLDEDLEHPLASEEMDQEREDMIPTGAFDQQDPELQWARNSRDQPEGVPISDSTFQRLFSDLLGSSRRYRGRSKKGLSRGCFGVKLDRIGSLSGLGC, encoded by the exons ATGAACCCGAAGCTTATTTTCTGCTGTggatttctgctgctgcttctcctcagcCAGGATCAAGCGAGGGCCAAACCCCTCTCCAGTTTACAG AGCCTGTCCAGACTGTTAGATGAAGATCTGGAGCATCCCCTGGCCTCAGAGGAGATGGACCAAGAGCGAGAAGACATGATCCCAACAGGTGCCTTTGACCAACAGGACCCTGAGCTCCAATGGGCCCGAAACTCCAGGGACCAGCCCGAGGGGGTCCCCATCAGCGACAGCACTTTCCAGAGGCTCTTCAGTGATCTTCTGGGGTCATCCAGGAGATACCGAGGCAGGAGCAAAAAGGGCCTGTCCAGGGGTTGTTTTGGTGTCAAGCTGGACAGAATTGGCTCCCTGAGCGGACTGGGATGCTAA